A region of Lycium barbarum isolate Lr01 chromosome 1, ASM1917538v2, whole genome shotgun sequence DNA encodes the following proteins:
- the LOC132607776 gene encoding succinate--CoA ligase [ADP-forming] subunit beta, mitochondrial encodes MVRGMLRKLGNQSLSVAGKWQQQQLRRLNIHEYQGAELMGKYGINVPKGVAVASLDEVKKSIQEVFPNQSEVVVKSQILAGGRGLGTFKNGFQGGVHIVKTDQAEEIASKMLGQVLVTKQTGAQGKVVSKVYLCEKMSLVNEMYFSIILDRATAGPLIIACRKGGTSIEDLAEKFPDMIIKVPIDVFKGITDEDAAKVVDGLAPKVADRNDSIEQVKKLYKLFCESDCTMLEINPLAETSDNKLVAADAKLNFDDNAAYRQKEIFALRDSSQEDPREVAAAKADLNYIGLDGEIGCMVNGAGLAMATMDIIKLHGGTPANFLDVGGNASEGQVVEAFKILTADEKVKAILVNIFGGIMKCDVIASGIVNAAKHVQLKVPVVVRLEGTNVDQGKRILKESGMTLITAEDLDDAAEKAVKALA; translated from the exons ATGGTTCGAGGAATGCTTCGCAAACTTGGTAATCAGTCTCTCTCAGTTGCCGGAAAATGGCAACAACAACAGCTCCGCCGCCTCAACATCCATGAGTATCAG GGAGCTGAATTGATGGGCAAATATGGAATCAATGTACCAAAAGGTGTTGCTGTTGCTTCCCTTGATGAAGTCAAAAAATCAATTCAAGAAGTGTTCCCTAACCAAAGCGAG GTTGTTGTGAAATCACAAATCCTTGCTGGTGGACGTGGCCTTGGAACGTTCAAAAATGGATTTCAGGGTGGAGTTCATATCGTCAAGACTGATCAGGCTGAAGAGATTGCCA GTAAAATGCTTGGACAGGTACTTGTTACTAAGCAAACTGGAGCTCAAGGAAAAGTTGTCAGCAAG GTTTACCTATGTGAAAAGATGTCCTTGGTTAATGAAATGTATTTCTCAATTATACTTGATCGTGCAACTGCTGGCCCT CTCATTATTGCTTGCCGAAAGGGTGGAACCAGCATCGAAGACCTCGCAGAAAAATTCCCTGACATGATTATCAAG GTTCCTATTGATGTTTTCAAAGGAATCACTGATGAAGATGCTGCAAAGGTTGTCGATGGTTTGGCTCCAAAAGTAGCTGACAGAAATGATTCAATTGAACAAGTGAAAAAGTTGTACAAACTTTTCTGTGAATCTGACTGCACTATGTTAGAG ATCAACCCCCTTGCAGAAACATCTGACAACAAGCTGGTAGCTGCAGATGCAAAGCTCAATTTTGACGATAATGCTGCTTACCGTCAAAAAGAAATCTTTGCTCTTCGTGATTCATCACAAGAGGATCCTCGTGAG GTTGCTGCTGCAAAAGctgacttgaattatattggctTGGATGGAGAAATTGGTTGCATGGTTAATGGTGCTGGATTAGCAATGGCTACCATGGATATCATTAAGCTACATGGGGGAACTCCAGCCAACTTTCTAGATGTGGGTGGAAATGCTTCTGAAGGGCAG GTTGTGGAGGCCTTCAAAATTTTGACTGCAGATGAGAAGGTGAAAGCAATTTTGGTGAACATCTTTGGAGGAATAATGAAGTGTGATGTGATAGCCAGTGGTATTGTTAATGCTGCCAAACAT GTTCAACTGAAAGTGCCAGTGGTGGTTCGTCTGGAAGGCACCAATGTCGATCAAGGGAAGAGAATTCTCAAG GAAAGTGGCATGACACTGATTACTGCCGAGGATTTAGATGACGCTGCTGAAAAAGCAGTCAAAGCCTTAGCTTAG
- the LOC132607782 gene encoding CRIB domain-containing protein RIC6-like, with product MTTKVKGLLKGLRYISQIFDEEKEKEIQIGFPTDVKHVAHIGWDGPSTDNPSWMKEFNGPGQFQSAPLVPPPVDIPKEHPEIQWVSEDSNRGSRNANPSSTNGDQQQPPKSARRHSSSTDNSSTGTDSPKKSRSSRRHHRKDSADGSKHGRIHLDAAGSESPARDLPEIPKKSRRKKSKESVPGGGTVAGSRSSKNKGTSSSSSTVAALDTTRSRPDPGNSESILS from the exons ATGACCACCAAGGTGAAAGGCCTTCTTAAAGGCCTTCGTTATATTTCTCAAATATTTG atgaggagaaagaaaaagaaatacagaTTGGTTTTCCCACAGATGTAAAGCATGTTGCCCATATAGGATGGGATGGACCATCAACAGATAATCCAAGCTGG ATGAAAGAATTCAATGGACCAGGACAATTTCAGTCAGCACCTTTGGTTCCTCCTCCAGTAGATATTCCTAAAGAGCATCCTGAAATACAATGGGTTTCTGAAG ATTCAAACAGAGGGTCGAGAAATGCAAATCCTTCTTCGACCAACGGAGATCAACAACAACCACCAAAATCAGCCAGGCGTCATTCTTCTTCTACAGACAACTCCAGCACCGGCACTGATTCTCCTAAAAAATCTCGAAGTTCCCGCCGACACCACCGGAAAGACTCCGCTGACGGTTCCAAACACGGCAGAATCCACCTAGATGCCGCCGGATCAGAATCTCCGGCGAGAGATCTCCCGGAGATTCCTAAAAAATCACGGCGGAAGAAGTCTAAGGAATCTGTCCCCGGCGGCGGTACGGTTGCCGGATCACGATCGTCGAAGAATAAAggcacttcttcttcttctagtaCAGTTGCAGCATTGGATACTACCAGGTCGAGACCCGACCCGGGAAACAGTGAAAGCATCCtttcataa
- the LOC132607788 gene encoding glycolipid transfer protein 1-like — protein MEGTVFAPALEGIKHVKSEEGVMLTKPFLDACKHILPVIEKFGAAMALVKSDIGGNITRLENKYLSNPTKYTNLYSMVQEEVEAKTAKGSSSCTNGLLWLTRAMDFLVALFKNLLEHGDWAMSQACSDSYSKTLKKYHGWLASSSFTVAMKLAPDRKKFMDVICGTGDINSDIEQFCTSFSPLLEENHKFLASVGMDELKAS, from the exons ATGGAAGGCACAGTCTTCGCCCCTGCTCTAGAAGGAATCAAACATGTCAAGTCTGAGGAAGGAGTAATGCTTACCAAACCTTTCTTAGATGCCTGCAAACATATCTTACCCGTTATAG AAAAGTTTGGAGCTGCCATGGCATTGGTCAAGTCTGATATTGGTGGAAATATAACG AGGTTAGAAAACAAGTACTTGTCAAACCCAACAAAATACACAAACTTGTACAGCATGGTGCAAGAAGAGGTTGAAGCGAAGACGGCAAAAGGCTCTTCCAGTTGCACAAATGGTCTTCTTTGGTTGACGAG GGCCATGGATTTCTTGGTGGCGCTGTTTAAAAATTTACTGGAGCATGGGGACTGGGCAATGTCACAAGCTTGCTCCGATTCCTACAGTAAGACGTTGAAAAAGTATCATGGATGGTTAGCGAGTTCAAGTTTTACG GTGGCAATGAAGCTCGCTCCAGATAGGAAGAAATTTATGGATGTTATATGTGGTACTGGTGATATTAACAGTGACATTGAACAATTTTGTACTTCTTTCTCACCACTTCTCGAGGAGAACCACAAGTTCTTG GCCAGCGTGGGAATGGATGAACTGAAAGCATCTTAA
- the LOC132626700 gene encoding rab GTPase-activating protein 22 isoform X1, with protein sequence MKKWYSEELDNYYPIRPECQADVPKSRFKARVGRTLSERRWNAAFSKQGYLGIAGVLRRIQRGGVHPTVKGAVWEFLLGCYDPESTFEERNELRQQRREQYAAWKSECQKIVPVIGSGKFITTAIVTDNGEPIEEATTGNSQETSDATPVNDVTDTRQSVEVATTSNSQDTNDVVPTNGGVSDKKMIQWKLSLHQIGLDVVRTDRTLVFYENEANQAKLWNVLAIYAWKDEDIGYVQGMSDICSPMVILLENEADAFWCFERAMRRLRENFRSDASYMGVQSQLSTLAQIVKTVDPKLHQHLEELDGGEYLFAFRMLMVLFRREFSFVDSLYLWEVMWAMEYNPHICSTYDDKREPILCELLYDDKPSRKELKQYGKFERKNVKTGAAEQSSALAVFLVASVLETKNKRLMNEAKGLDDVVEILGEITGNLDAKKALNDALKVHKKYMDKAKKS encoded by the exons ATGAAGAAATGGTATTCGGAGGAGTTAGATAATTATTATCCTATTAGACCTGAATGCCAAGCTGATGTCCCTAAGAGCCGCTTCAAAGCCAGg GTTGGCAGAACTCTCAGTGAAAGAAGATGGAATGCTGCATTCTCTAAACAAGGTTATTTGGGTATAGCAGGCGTTCTTAGACGAATCCAACGAGGG GGGGTTCATCCAACAGTTAAAGGAGCAGTCTGGGAGTTCTTGTTGGGTTGTTATGACCCCGAAAGCACATTTGAGGAAAGAAACGAGCTTAGACAACAGAGGAG GGAGCAATATGCTGCATGGAAATCTGAATGTCAAAAGATAGTGCCTGTCATTGGCAGTGGAAAATTCATTACCACTGCTATTGTTACTGATAATGGCGAGCCAATAGAGGAGGCAACTACCGGTAATTCACAAGAAACTAGTGATGCCACGCCAGTTAATGATGTCACTGATACTAGACAATCTGTAGAGGTAGCAACTACAAGTAATTCACAAGATACTAATGATGTCGTGCCAACTAATGGTGGTGTTTCTGATAAGAAAATGATTCAGTGGAAGCTTAGCTTACATCAAATCG GTTTGGATGTTGTCCGAACGGATCGTACTCTTGTATTTTACGAGAATGAAGCTAATCAGGCAAAACTCTGGAATGTGCTTGCTATCTACGCCTGGAAGGATGAAGACATTGGTTATGTTCAAG GAATGAGCGATATTTGCTCCCCAATGGTTATTCTACTTGAGAATGAAGCAGACGCATTCTGGTGCTTCGAACGTGCAATGCGTAGATTG CGAGAAAATTTCAGATCCGACGCAAGTTATATGGGAGTGCAATCTCAACTGAGTACCCTAGCACAGATTGTTAAAACTGTGGATCCAAAGCTTCATCAACACCTTG AGGAGCTGGATGGCGGAGAATATTTGTTTGCGTTTCGCATGCTCATGGTACTTTTCCGCAGAGAGTTCTCATTTGTTGATTCACTCTATCTTTGGGAG GTGATGTGGGCCATGGAATACAATCCACACATTTGTTCAACATATGACGATAAACGAGAACCAATTCTTTGTGAATTGTTATATGATGATAAACCAAGTAGGAAGGAGCTAAAGCAGTATGGAAAATTTGAacggaaaaatgtgaaaactggTGCAGCGGAACAGAGTAGTGCTCTTGCTGTTTTCCTAGTTGCAAGTGTTCTTGAGACAAAAAATAAGCGACTTATGAACGAGGCAAAGGGCCTAGATGATGTTGTCGAG ATCTTGGGTGAAATAACTGGGAATTTGGATGCCAAAAAAGCACTAAATGATGCATTGAAGGTTCATAAGAAATACATGGATAAG GCCAAGAAATCATAA
- the LOC132626700 gene encoding rab GTPase-activating protein 22 isoform X2, which yields MKKWYSEELDNYYPIRPECQADVPKSRFKARVGRTLSERRWNAAFSKQGYLGIAGVLRRIQRGGVHPTVKGAVWEFLLGCYDPESTFEERNELRQQRREQYAAWKSECQKIVPVIGSGKFITTAIVTDNGEPIEEATTEVATTSNSQDTNDVVPTNGGVSDKKMIQWKLSLHQIGLDVVRTDRTLVFYENEANQAKLWNVLAIYAWKDEDIGYVQGMSDICSPMVILLENEADAFWCFERAMRRLRENFRSDASYMGVQSQLSTLAQIVKTVDPKLHQHLEELDGGEYLFAFRMLMVLFRREFSFVDSLYLWEVMWAMEYNPHICSTYDDKREPILCELLYDDKPSRKELKQYGKFERKNVKTGAAEQSSALAVFLVASVLETKNKRLMNEAKGLDDVVEILGEITGNLDAKKALNDALKVHKKYMDKAKKS from the exons ATGAAGAAATGGTATTCGGAGGAGTTAGATAATTATTATCCTATTAGACCTGAATGCCAAGCTGATGTCCCTAAGAGCCGCTTCAAAGCCAGg GTTGGCAGAACTCTCAGTGAAAGAAGATGGAATGCTGCATTCTCTAAACAAGGTTATTTGGGTATAGCAGGCGTTCTTAGACGAATCCAACGAGGG GGGGTTCATCCAACAGTTAAAGGAGCAGTCTGGGAGTTCTTGTTGGGTTGTTATGACCCCGAAAGCACATTTGAGGAAAGAAACGAGCTTAGACAACAGAGGAG GGAGCAATATGCTGCATGGAAATCTGAATGTCAAAAGATAGTGCCTGTCATTGGCAGTGGAAAATTCATTACCACTGCTATTGTTACTGATAATGGCGAGCCAATAGAGGAGGCAACTACCG AGGTAGCAACTACAAGTAATTCACAAGATACTAATGATGTCGTGCCAACTAATGGTGGTGTTTCTGATAAGAAAATGATTCAGTGGAAGCTTAGCTTACATCAAATCG GTTTGGATGTTGTCCGAACGGATCGTACTCTTGTATTTTACGAGAATGAAGCTAATCAGGCAAAACTCTGGAATGTGCTTGCTATCTACGCCTGGAAGGATGAAGACATTGGTTATGTTCAAG GAATGAGCGATATTTGCTCCCCAATGGTTATTCTACTTGAGAATGAAGCAGACGCATTCTGGTGCTTCGAACGTGCAATGCGTAGATTG CGAGAAAATTTCAGATCCGACGCAAGTTATATGGGAGTGCAATCTCAACTGAGTACCCTAGCACAGATTGTTAAAACTGTGGATCCAAAGCTTCATCAACACCTTG AGGAGCTGGATGGCGGAGAATATTTGTTTGCGTTTCGCATGCTCATGGTACTTTTCCGCAGAGAGTTCTCATTTGTTGATTCACTCTATCTTTGGGAG GTGATGTGGGCCATGGAATACAATCCACACATTTGTTCAACATATGACGATAAACGAGAACCAATTCTTTGTGAATTGTTATATGATGATAAACCAAGTAGGAAGGAGCTAAAGCAGTATGGAAAATTTGAacggaaaaatgtgaaaactggTGCAGCGGAACAGAGTAGTGCTCTTGCTGTTTTCCTAGTTGCAAGTGTTCTTGAGACAAAAAATAAGCGACTTATGAACGAGGCAAAGGGCCTAGATGATGTTGTCGAG ATCTTGGGTGAAATAACTGGGAATTTGGATGCCAAAAAAGCACTAAATGATGCATTGAAGGTTCATAAGAAATACATGGATAAG GCCAAGAAATCATAA
- the LOC132607794 gene encoding large ribosomal subunit protein eL14z-like produces the protein MPFKRFVEIGRVALVNYGKDYGKLVVIVDVIDQNRALVDAPDMVRSQMNFKRLSLTDIKIDISRIPKKKTLIAAMEAADVKGKWESSSWGRKLIVQKRRASLNDFDRFKLMLAKIKRAGVVRQELAKLKKEAA, from the exons ATG CCGTTCAAGAGGTTTGTGGAAATAGGAAGAGTCGCCCTTGTCAACTATGGAAAGGATTACGGAAAGCTTGTTGTTATCGTCGACGTTATTGACCAAAATAGG GCTCTTGTTGATGCTCCAGACATGGTGAGGAGCCAGATGAACTTTAAGAGACTTTCACTCACAGATATCAAAATCGACATTAGTAGAATTCCAAAGAAGAAGACCCTCATTGCTGCTATGGAGGCTGCTG ACGTGAAGGGCAAATGGGAGAGCAGTTCCTGGGGAAGAAAGTTGATAGTTCAGAAGAGGAGGGCCTCACTTAATGACTTTGACAGGTTCAAGCTTATGCTGGCAAAGATAAAG AGAGCTGGAGTTGTGAGACAGGAGCTTGCAAAGCTTAAGAAAGAGGCTGCTTGA
- the LOC132607801 gene encoding casein kinase 1-like protein 11 isoform X1: protein MDHVVGGKFKLGRKIGSGSFGELYLGVNIQNGEEVAIKLESVKTRHPQLHYESKIYMLLQGGTGIPNLKWFGVEGEYNIMVIDLLGPSLEDLFNYCNRKFTLKTVLMLADQLINRVEYMHSRGFLHRDIKPDNFLMGLGRKANQVYAIDFGLAKKYRDLQTHKHIPYRENKNLTGTARYASVNTHLGVEQSRRDDLESLGYVLMYFLRGSLPWQGLKAGTKKQKYDKISEKKMLTPIEVLCKSYPSEFISYFHYCRSLRFEDKPDYSYLKRLFRDLFIREGYQFDYVFDWTILKYPQIGASSRGRNPSGNAGLNAGPPAERPGRASVGQDIRDRFSGAVEAFSRRNTSAAGRHGEHSRHRTSEDMPSSKDVQGDSERGRTSRNGSSSRRAVISSSRPTSSAELTDSRSSRLVSCTGRLSTTQRIQQGYETKPSSFSRASVTKGSHDNPLRSFEFLSIRK from the exons ATGGATCATGTTGTGGGTGGGAAGTTTAAGCTAGGAAGGAAGATTGGAAGTGGGTCTTTTGGTGAGCTTTATTTAG GTGTGAATATACAGAATGGAGAAGAAGTTGCCATTAAGCTG GAATCTGTCAAGACAAGGCATCCTCAACTGCACTACGAATCGAAAATTTATATGCTACTCCAAGGAGGAA CTGGGATTCCTAACCTCAAATGGTTTGGTGTTGAGGGTGAGTACAATATAATGGTCATTGACCTTCTTGGACCAAGTTTGGAAGACCTCTTCAACTATTGCAACAGGAAGTTTACTTTGAAAACAGTGTTAATGCTAGCGGATCAACTC ATTAATAGAGTAGAATACATGCACTCCAGAGGATTTCTTCACCGTGACATAAAGCCAGACAACTTTTTAATGGGCCTAGGTCGCAAGGCAAACCAG GTTTATGCAATTGACTTTGGGCTTGCCAAAAAATATAGGGATCTCCAGACTCACAAGCATATACCATACAG GGAAAACAAGAATCTGACAGGAACTGCTCGGTATGCGAGTGTCAACACACATCTTGGAGTTG AGCAAAGCAGAAGAGATGATTTGGAATCTCTTGGTTATGTGCTGATGTATTTTCTTAGAGGAAG CCTTCCATGGCAGGGACTGAAAGCTGGTACCAAGAAGCAGAAATACGATAAAATCAGCGAGAAAAAGATGTTAACACCAATAGAG GTGCTGTGCAAATCATATCCATCCGAGTTCATATCATACTTCCACTATTGTCGGTCATTAAGATTTGAAGATAAACCTGACTATTCGTATTTGAAGAGGCTTTTCAGAGACTTGTTTATTCGTGAAG GTTATCAATTTGACTATGTATTTGATTGGACAATTTTGAAGTATCCTCAGATCGGTGCCAGTTCTAGAGGACGA AATCCTAGTGGGAATGCCGGACTAAATGCTGGGCCACCTGCTGAAAGGCCTGGAAGGGCGTCAG TGGGGCAAGATATTCGGGACAGATTTTCTGGTGCTGTTGAAGCATTTTCCAGAAGGAATACTTCTGCAGCTGGTAGGCATGGGGAACACTCCAGACATAGGACTTCAGAGGATATGCCTTCATCCAAAGATGTG CAAGGTGATTCAGAAAGAGGGCGTACCTCGAGAAATGGCAGTTCTTCTAGAAGGGCTGTCATTTCAAGCAGCAGACCGACATCTTCTGCTGAACTCACTGATAGTCGCTCAAGCAGATTAGTGTCATGCACGGGCCGTCTATCTACTACACAAAGAATTCAGCAGGGATATGAAACAAAACCATCATCATTCTCCCGAGCTTCAGTCACAAAGGGTAGCCATGATAACCCTCTTCGAAGCTTTGAATTTCTTTCAATCAGGAAGTAA
- the LOC132607801 gene encoding casein kinase 1-like protein 11 isoform X2 — MDHVVGGKFKLGRKIGSGSFGELYLGVNIQNGEEVAIKLESVKTRHPQLHYESKIYMLLQGGTGIPNLKWFGVEGEYNIMVIDLLGPSLEDLFNYCNRKFTLKTVLMLADQLINRVEYMHSRGFLHRDIKPDNFLMGLGRKANQVYAIDFGLAKKYRDLQTHKHIPYRENKNLTGTARYASVNTHLGVEQSRRDDLESLGYVLMYFLRGSLPWQGLKAGTKKQKYDKISEKKMLTPIEVLCKSYPSEFISYFHYCRSLRFEDKPDYSYLKRLFRDLFIREGYQFDYVFDWTILKYPQIGASSRGRNPSGNAGLNAGPPAERPGRASVGQDIRDRFSGAVEAFSRRNTSAAGRHGEHSRHRTSEDMPSSKDVVKSCCMLKW; from the exons ATGGATCATGTTGTGGGTGGGAAGTTTAAGCTAGGAAGGAAGATTGGAAGTGGGTCTTTTGGTGAGCTTTATTTAG GTGTGAATATACAGAATGGAGAAGAAGTTGCCATTAAGCTG GAATCTGTCAAGACAAGGCATCCTCAACTGCACTACGAATCGAAAATTTATATGCTACTCCAAGGAGGAA CTGGGATTCCTAACCTCAAATGGTTTGGTGTTGAGGGTGAGTACAATATAATGGTCATTGACCTTCTTGGACCAAGTTTGGAAGACCTCTTCAACTATTGCAACAGGAAGTTTACTTTGAAAACAGTGTTAATGCTAGCGGATCAACTC ATTAATAGAGTAGAATACATGCACTCCAGAGGATTTCTTCACCGTGACATAAAGCCAGACAACTTTTTAATGGGCCTAGGTCGCAAGGCAAACCAG GTTTATGCAATTGACTTTGGGCTTGCCAAAAAATATAGGGATCTCCAGACTCACAAGCATATACCATACAG GGAAAACAAGAATCTGACAGGAACTGCTCGGTATGCGAGTGTCAACACACATCTTGGAGTTG AGCAAAGCAGAAGAGATGATTTGGAATCTCTTGGTTATGTGCTGATGTATTTTCTTAGAGGAAG CCTTCCATGGCAGGGACTGAAAGCTGGTACCAAGAAGCAGAAATACGATAAAATCAGCGAGAAAAAGATGTTAACACCAATAGAG GTGCTGTGCAAATCATATCCATCCGAGTTCATATCATACTTCCACTATTGTCGGTCATTAAGATTTGAAGATAAACCTGACTATTCGTATTTGAAGAGGCTTTTCAGAGACTTGTTTATTCGTGAAG GTTATCAATTTGACTATGTATTTGATTGGACAATTTTGAAGTATCCTCAGATCGGTGCCAGTTCTAGAGGACGA AATCCTAGTGGGAATGCCGGACTAAATGCTGGGCCACCTGCTGAAAGGCCTGGAAGGGCGTCAG TGGGGCAAGATATTCGGGACAGATTTTCTGGTGCTGTTGAAGCATTTTCCAGAAGGAATACTTCTGCAGCTGGTAGGCATGGGGAACACTCCAGACATAGGACTTCAGAGGATATGCCTTCATCCAAAGATGTG GTAAAAAGCTGTTGCATGCTAAAGTGGTAA